In one Methanobrevibacter arboriphilus genomic region, the following are encoded:
- a CDS encoding TIGR00269 family protein has product MENCTKCGNPKIIIKRKQSGQVLCKECFIESIQKKVIKTIKKEELLEKGDKVLVALSGGKDSVTLLDILDTFRKRNIIDICAVTVDEGISGYRQDGVEIAIRHAKRLGIEHKVVSFKDSFNITLDEMMKIPNHRGSCTYCGVFRRWIINRAARDFSATKIATGHNLDDETQAILMNYLEGNVDNLTKIGPKTDSKSPLFTPKIKPLREIPEKEIGLYVLAKDLEVHFAGCPYSEESFRGEIGQIIKNLSKDHPTIMYSTLRGFDKIKKALNKEYKSEFNFESCAICGEPSSNEICRACTFLNELK; this is encoded by the coding sequence ATGGAAAATTGTACAAAATGTGGAAATCCCAAGATAATAATAAAGAGAAAACAATCAGGACAGGTTTTATGTAAAGAATGCTTTATTGAAAGTATTCAGAAAAAAGTAATAAAGACTATAAAAAAAGAAGAACTTCTTGAAAAAGGAGACAAGGTTCTTGTAGCTCTTTCAGGAGGTAAAGATAGTGTAACTCTTCTTGATATTCTTGATACTTTTAGAAAGCGTAATATAATAGATATTTGTGCTGTAACTGTTGATGAAGGGATAAGTGGATATCGCCAAGATGGTGTTGAAATAGCTATTCGTCATGCAAAAAGACTTGGAATAGAACATAAAGTAGTTTCATTCAAAGACTCTTTCAATATTACTCTTGATGAGATGATGAAAATCCCTAATCATAGAGGGTCATGTACTTATTGTGGAGTATTTCGTCGTTGGATAATAAATCGAGCTGCAAGAGATTTTTCTGCTACTAAAATTGCTACTGGTCACAACCTTGATGATGAAACTCAAGCAATATTGATGAATTATCTTGAAGGAAATGTTGACAATTTAACTAAAATAGGTCCTAAAACAGATTCAAAAAGTCCACTTTTTACTCCAAAAATAAAACCTCTTAGAGAGATTCCTGAAAAAGAAATTGGATTATATGTTTTAGCAAAGGACTTAGAAGTCCATTTTGCAGGCTGTCCTTATTCAGAAGAATCTTTTAGAGGTGAAATTGGACAAATAATTAAAAATTTGTCTAAAGATCATCCTACTATTATGTATTCTACGCTTAGAGGTTTTGATAAAATCAAAAAAGCTTTAAATAAAGAATATAAAAGTGAATTTAATTTTGAGAGTTGTGCTATTTGTGGTGAACCCTCTTCAAATGAAATATGTAGGGCATGTACTTTTTTAAATGAGTTAAAATGA